In Nitrospirota bacterium, the DNA window ACGGCGTCACGTACCCCACCTCGAGGTTGATGTCCCGCAGGGTCAGCGAGACGAGTTCGGAGACCCGCATGCCCGTGGCGTAGAGCAACTCGATCATCGCTTCATCTCGGAGGTGCGGGGGCGCGGTGCCCCTGGAGTGCATCAGCAATCGTTCCACGTCGCCCGTGGGCAGCGACCTAGGCAACCGCAGCGCGCCGCGGGGGGACTCGATCGAGGCCGTGGGGTCGGCCGCAACCCGTCCTTCGTCGAGCAGAAACCGATAGAGACCGCGCAGCACCGTGACGGTCCGCGCGATGGTCCGGGGGGAGAGTCCGTCGCGGTGGAGCGCGGTCAGGCAGACGCGAAGATGCTGTCGTTCAACCCCGCTCCACGCCGTGACGCCTTGGTCACCAAGCAATCCAATGAGTCGTCCCAGGTCGCGGCCGTAGGCTTCCAGCGTGAGCGGCGCCAGGCCCTTTTCAACCGAGAG includes these proteins:
- the xerD gene encoding site-specific tyrosine recombinase XerD — translated: MDESVRRFLQYLSVEKGLAPLTLEAYGRDLGRLIGLLGDQGVTAWSGVERQHLRVCLTALHRDGLSPRTIARTVTVLRGLYRFLLDEGRVAADPTASIESPRGALRLPRSLPTGDVERLLMHSRGTAPPHLRDEAMIELLYATGMRVSELVSLTLRDINLEVGYVTPLGKGSKVRIVPIGDAGREKLTRYLNGPRGVLLAGRDSPHVFISNRGEAMTRQRFWQILREYARAAGVTVKFSPHTLRHSFATHLLTRGADLRSVQAMLGHAQVTTTQIYTHVTRERLKALHEKLHPRG